A portion of the Rubritalea squalenifaciens DSM 18772 genome contains these proteins:
- a CDS encoding response regulator transcription factor, translated as MSPPNPPQGGPPLTRLSHHQWKKINQVVTEIHAAESIPTLERIVADLIPKIIGAEWVVWNEHDEEIQLDKVAVTSGYEGICHPLVPVVNELIHTHPIVEGLGMIGNLGKDKNVWSFTDFKTEQELRKVPIWHEVYQHIAIHHQLLTQLHANDSRGVTLTVHSCSAFSEEQRTMVAVLRDHLEIVCRRLAVIEPMNHPELGCNILTAREQEVFMQLIAGKTNTEIGIILGISSRTVEKHVTHILSKYQAENRMSLLTMVHRKQWPANGN; from the coding sequence ATGTCCCCCCCCAATCCTCCCCAAGGTGGACCTCCGTTGACGAGACTCAGTCATCATCAATGGAAGAAAATCAACCAAGTCGTTACCGAAATCCACGCCGCCGAGAGCATCCCGACGCTCGAACGGATCGTGGCAGATTTAATCCCTAAAATCATCGGTGCAGAGTGGGTCGTCTGGAACGAGCACGATGAAGAGATCCAACTCGATAAAGTGGCCGTCACCAGCGGCTACGAAGGCATCTGCCACCCGCTGGTGCCCGTGGTCAATGAGCTCATCCACACCCATCCAATCGTAGAAGGTCTGGGTATGATAGGAAACCTCGGCAAGGACAAGAATGTCTGGAGCTTCACCGACTTCAAAACTGAGCAGGAGCTACGCAAAGTACCCATCTGGCATGAGGTCTATCAGCACATTGCCATCCACCACCAGCTGCTGACCCAGCTGCATGCCAATGACAGCCGCGGGGTCACCCTCACTGTGCACTCCTGCAGCGCCTTTAGCGAAGAACAGCGGACGATGGTAGCGGTACTGCGTGATCACCTGGAGATTGTCTGCCGCAGGTTAGCGGTCATCGAACCTATGAACCATCCGGAACTAGGATGCAACATTCTCACAGCCCGAGAGCAGGAGGTCTTCATGCAGTTGATTGCCGGCAAGACCAACACGGAGATCGGCATCATTCTGGGGATCAGCTCTCGCACAGTAGAAAAGCACGTGACGCATATCCTAAGCAAGTATCAGGCCGAAAACCGGATGAGCCTGCTCACAATGGTACACCGCAAGCAGTGGCCAGCGAACGGCAACTAG
- a CDS encoding sulfatase family protein codes for MFKLLTTFLCLSLTASALEKPNIILVMTDDQGWGDVSYHGHPHLKTPNIDALAAEGMKLERFYAQSAVCSPTRGSALTGRHPDRYGIYYANVGHMLDKELTLAELLKEQGYATGHFGKWHLGTMTNEIKDANRGGVKKDEFSPPWKHGFERCFSTESKVPTWDPMLVRKQQKDKRFWNAIREGEETEFYNTRYWTEDGKPVDPASLRGCDSKHIMDHALQFVDEHGGKKPFFMVIWFHAPHWPVVAGPEYAAMYEGHSDFEKNYWGCITAVDDQMGRLKKALADKGLANTMLFYASDNGPEGNAAPKAKNHGIGTAKDLSGRKRSLKEGGIRVPGFLYWPAKIKPGQVSQMATCTSDYFPTVVDVLDLNPSPQQPIDGVSLLPLIEGKTEQRTSPLGFAIQKQIAWMDGQWKAYSPDGGKSWSLYDLIKDPSESTDLSKQHPEKLLSMKEQAMRWKSGLRNP; via the coding sequence ATGTTCAAACTACTGACGACATTCCTGTGCCTATCGCTCACGGCTTCCGCTCTTGAGAAGCCAAACATCATTCTGGTCATGACAGATGACCAGGGCTGGGGCGATGTAAGCTATCACGGTCACCCACACCTGAAGACGCCTAACATTGATGCTCTTGCAGCCGAGGGAATGAAGTTAGAGCGTTTCTATGCCCAGTCTGCGGTATGCTCTCCCACCCGTGGAAGTGCCCTAACCGGGCGGCATCCGGACCGCTACGGCATCTATTATGCCAATGTCGGCCACATGCTCGATAAAGAGCTCACCCTCGCCGAGTTGCTCAAAGAGCAGGGATACGCCACAGGCCATTTCGGCAAATGGCATCTGGGAACAATGACCAATGAGATCAAGGATGCGAACCGTGGCGGCGTGAAGAAGGATGAGTTCTCCCCACCATGGAAGCACGGCTTCGAGCGCTGCTTTTCCACCGAATCCAAGGTGCCCACTTGGGATCCGATGCTTGTGAGAAAACAGCAGAAGGACAAACGCTTCTGGAATGCTATCCGAGAGGGCGAGGAGACTGAATTCTATAATACCCGCTATTGGACGGAGGATGGCAAGCCGGTGGACCCTGCTAGCCTGCGCGGCTGTGATTCGAAACACATCATGGATCATGCGCTACAGTTTGTAGACGAACATGGCGGCAAGAAGCCTTTCTTCATGGTGATCTGGTTCCACGCACCTCACTGGCCTGTAGTGGCCGGGCCTGAGTACGCGGCCATGTATGAGGGCCACAGTGATTTTGAAAAAAACTACTGGGGCTGCATCACGGCCGTGGATGACCAGATGGGAAGACTGAAGAAAGCTCTCGCGGACAAAGGCCTGGCGAACACCATGCTCTTCTACGCTTCGGACAACGGGCCGGAGGGAAATGCCGCTCCCAAGGCTAAGAACCACGGTATTGGCACGGCTAAAGATCTTTCCGGTAGAAAACGCAGCCTCAAGGAAGGTGGCATCCGTGTCCCTGGATTCCTCTACTGGCCTGCCAAGATTAAACCGGGACAAGTCTCCCAGATGGCCACCTGCACTTCAGATTACTTCCCGACGGTGGTTGATGTGTTAGATTTGAATCCTTCGCCTCAGCAGCCGATCGATGGCGTCTCTCTCCTGCCGCTGATAGAGGGAAAAACCGAGCAGCGGACTTCCCCACTGGGCTTTGCCATCCAAAAGCAAATCGCCTGGATGGATGGCCAGTGGAAGGCTTATTCTCCGGATGGTGGTAAGAGCTGGAGTCTCTATGATCTCATCAAAGATCCCAGTGAAAGTACGGATCTCTCAAAACAACATCCTGAAAAACTACTCAGCATGAAAGAACAAGCGATGCGTTGGAAGTCCGGATTACGGAATCCGTAG
- a CDS encoding sulfatase family protein, with translation MKLFHTLTALALCNLASLAAERPNIIFILADDMGIGDVSHTTGKAATPAIDRLAAEGMRFTDAHTSSAVCTPTRYSVLTGRYNWRTRLKKSVFFKPQDKPLIKEGETTVASMLKEKGYHTACIGKWHLGIGWQFQKDYKKEKGHKGMGWDVDYSKPAVTPTSHGFDYFYGIQASLDMAPYVYIKNEKAVKPGTVVKAFHRPGAAADDFEANQCLKVWAEQSVQYIDERAQEKDKPFFLYLPLTSPHTPIVPSKDWQGKSDIGKYGDFLMETDWVVGQVLQALDKHQLTDNTLVVFSTDNGCSPAAGIPNLEKKGHKPNGDLRGHKADIYEGGHRVPFIVRWPGKVKPGSETSRLTCQTDFLATCAQINGVELKADAGVDSISFLETLKDGSKAERSAIVSHSINGSFAIRQGDWKLCLCPGSGGWSAPKPAQAWKGDLPIVQLFNLKEDPAEKKNLQSAHPEKVKELVELLAQYIKEGRSTEGAKQANDGAIPFRKELLEAYPVLNQ, from the coding sequence ATGAAGCTATTCCATACACTGACAGCTCTGGCCCTCTGTAATCTGGCCTCCTTGGCCGCTGAGCGCCCAAATATCATCTTTATCCTGGCGGATGACATGGGCATTGGCGATGTCTCCCATACCACTGGCAAAGCCGCCACTCCGGCGATCGACCGCCTCGCCGCCGAGGGCATGCGCTTTACGGATGCCCATACCTCCTCAGCCGTCTGTACGCCGACACGCTACAGCGTGCTGACTGGGCGCTACAACTGGCGCACCCGCCTCAAGAAGTCGGTATTCTTCAAGCCCCAGGACAAACCGCTCATTAAGGAGGGTGAAACCACCGTAGCTTCCATGCTCAAGGAAAAGGGCTACCACACGGCCTGTATCGGCAAGTGGCACTTGGGAATCGGCTGGCAGTTTCAGAAGGACTACAAGAAGGAAAAAGGCCACAAAGGCATGGGCTGGGATGTGGATTATTCCAAGCCTGCGGTCACGCCGACCTCACACGGTTTCGACTATTTCTACGGTATCCAGGCCTCACTGGACATGGCGCCTTACGTCTACATCAAGAATGAGAAGGCGGTGAAGCCGGGCACCGTGGTGAAGGCATTCCATCGTCCCGGAGCGGCCGCAGATGATTTCGAGGCCAATCAGTGCCTAAAAGTCTGGGCGGAGCAGTCCGTGCAGTACATTGACGAGCGTGCTCAGGAGAAGGACAAGCCCTTCTTTCTTTACCTTCCACTCACCTCCCCGCACACCCCGATTGTTCCCAGCAAGGACTGGCAGGGTAAATCAGATATCGGCAAATACGGCGATTTCCTGATGGAAACGGACTGGGTGGTCGGTCAGGTGCTACAGGCGCTGGACAAGCACCAGCTCACGGACAATACCCTCGTGGTCTTCTCTACCGACAACGGCTGTTCCCCGGCTGCGGGTATCCCGAACCTTGAGAAAAAAGGCCACAAGCCGAACGGTGACCTGCGTGGCCACAAGGCAGACATCTATGAGGGTGGCCACCGCGTGCCCTTCATCGTCCGCTGGCCGGGCAAGGTGAAGCCGGGCAGTGAGACCTCCCGCCTGACATGCCAGACGGATTTCCTGGCGACTTGCGCACAGATCAATGGAGTCGAACTGAAGGCGGATGCTGGTGTGGACAGCATTTCCTTCCTGGAGACTTTGAAGGATGGATCCAAGGCGGAGCGTAGCGCGATTGTCAGTCACTCCATCAATGGCTCCTTTGCCATCCGTCAGGGAGACTGGAAGCTCTGTCTTTGCCCGGGTTCCGGCGGGTGGTCTGCTCCCAAGCCAGCCCAGGCGTGGAAGGGTGACCTGCCGATCGTCCAGCTCTTCAATTTGAAGGAGGACCCTGCCGAGAAGAAAAACCTGCAATCCGCCCATCCGGAGAAAGTGAAGGAGCTCGTCGAGCTGCTCGCGCAGTATATCAAGGAAGGTCGCTCTACCGAGGGAGCCAAACAGGCCAATGATGGAGCCATTCCCTTCCGCAAGGAACTGCTGGAGGCCTATCCCGTCCTGAATCAGTAA
- a CDS encoding sulfatase has translation MRFFTQIITIVLGLSALSGAAEKPYNVLFIIADDLTATAVSSYENKACKTPNIDKLAAEGARFTRAYCQFPVCGPSRASFMSGYYPHGSGTMGYVSGRKQIGDRLTWSQYFRQNGYKATRVSKIYHMGVPGDIVRGSNGSDDAASWDERFNSQGPEVMAPGDGERLERNLNGKAPYGKGNHLEYVMADGDDLVHSDGKTAEKASALLRARDKDKPFFLAVGFVRPHVPFVAPRDYYKPYPWQKAVLPPKVKGDWDDIPKAGINYKTSKNLQLNEEKEKKGIAAYYASVSYMDAQLGKVMKTLEEEGLEDNTIVIFTSDHGFHLCEHDFWMKVSLMEESVRVPLIIKVPGMKPVVSDSFAELVDLYPTVAELCGLQIPEKIQGKSLTKVLEDPKAKVRDAAFSVNGGSFLLRTNEWALIMHGRKGQKGIQLYDMQKDPGQFTNLAKDPAHQEVLKQMQAALETKIKEVQSSDIMLEKKK, from the coding sequence ATGAGATTTTTCACGCAAATTATCACGATTGTCTTAGGTCTGTCCGCTCTGAGTGGGGCGGCCGAGAAGCCCTACAACGTCCTCTTCATCATCGCGGACGACCTGACCGCGACGGCTGTCTCCAGCTATGAGAACAAGGCCTGCAAGACGCCGAACATCGACAAACTGGCGGCTGAGGGCGCGCGCTTTACCCGCGCCTATTGCCAGTTTCCGGTTTGCGGGCCGTCCCGTGCCTCTTTCATGAGCGGCTACTACCCGCATGGATCCGGCACCATGGGCTACGTCAGCGGGCGCAAGCAGATCGGTGACCGCCTGACCTGGTCCCAGTATTTCCGCCAAAATGGCTACAAGGCTACCCGTGTCAGCAAGATCTACCACATGGGCGTGCCCGGCGACATTGTCCGGGGCAGCAACGGCAGCGATGATGCAGCCTCCTGGGATGAGCGATTCAACAGTCAGGGGCCGGAAGTCATGGCTCCGGGAGACGGCGAGAGACTGGAGCGCAATCTTAATGGCAAGGCGCCCTACGGTAAGGGAAACCACCTGGAGTACGTGATGGCGGATGGTGATGACCTGGTGCACTCCGATGGCAAGACCGCAGAAAAAGCTTCTGCCCTGCTGCGTGCACGGGACAAGGACAAGCCCTTCTTCCTGGCGGTCGGCTTTGTCCGCCCTCACGTTCCCTTTGTCGCTCCGCGTGACTACTACAAGCCTTACCCCTGGCAGAAAGCTGTGCTTCCACCGAAGGTGAAAGGCGACTGGGACGACATCCCGAAGGCTGGCATCAACTACAAGACCAGCAAGAATCTCCAGCTCAATGAAGAGAAGGAAAAGAAAGGCATCGCCGCCTATTACGCCAGCGTTTCCTACATGGATGCCCAGCTGGGCAAGGTCATGAAGACTCTTGAAGAAGAAGGTCTGGAGGACAACACCATCGTGATCTTCACCAGCGACCATGGCTTCCACCTCTGTGAGCATGACTTCTGGATGAAGGTGAGCCTGATGGAGGAATCCGTCCGTGTGCCGCTGATCATCAAGGTACCGGGCATGAAGCCAGTGGTGAGTGACTCCTTCGCCGAGCTGGTCGATCTCTACCCTACCGTGGCCGAGCTATGTGGACTGCAGATTCCGGAGAAGATCCAGGGCAAGAGCCTGACTAAAGTACTGGAAGACCCCAAGGCCAAGGTGCGTGATGCCGCCTTCAGCGTGAACGGGGGCTCCTTCCTCCTCCGTACGAACGAATGGGCGCTCATCATGCACGGCAGAAAAGGCCAGAAAGGCATCCAGCTCTACGACATGCAGAAAGACCCCGGCCAGTTTACCAACCTTGCCAAAGATCCCGCTCACCAAGAGGTCTTAAAGCAGATGCAGGCCGCCCTCGAAACCAAGATCAAAGAGGTGCAGAGCAGCGATATCATGCTGGAGAAAAAGAAGTAA